A window of Hallerella porci contains these coding sequences:
- the ybaK gene encoding Cys-tRNA(Pro) deacylase → MEKIKKTNAARLLDQKHIAYELIPYKVDENDLGAEHVAATLGEPIERVFKTILVHGDKTGHLIGVVPGNLEVCLKGLAKASRNKSVETVPLKELLPLTGYIRGGCSPIGLKKPFPVFLHETAMQFDFIYVSAGQRGLQIKISPQDLVAAVNATVAAIAEPKPTI, encoded by the coding sequence ATGGAAAAAATTAAAAAGACAAACGCCGCAAGACTTTTAGATCAAAAACACATCGCATACGAACTCATCCCGTATAAAGTTGATGAAAATGACCTCGGTGCAGAACATGTCGCAGCGACTCTCGGCGAACCGATTGAACGCGTTTTTAAAACGATTCTCGTTCACGGCGATAAAACGGGACATCTCATCGGCGTCGTCCCCGGCAATTTGGAAGTTTGCTTAAAAGGTCTCGCCAAGGCGAGCCGCAATAAAAGCGTTGAAACGGTTCCGCTCAAAGAACTTCTCCCGCTGACCGGTTACATCCGCGGCGGTTGCTCTCCCATCGGACTCAAAAAGCCGTTTCCGGTATTTCTCCACGAAACGGCAATGCAGTTTGATTTTATTTATGTGAGCGCAGGACAACGCGGTCTGCAAATAAAAATTTCACCGCAGGATTTAGTCGCTGCGGTGAATGCAACGGTTGCCGCCATCGCGGAACCGAAACCGACGATTTAG
- the bioB gene encoding biotin synthase BioB, with amino-acid sequence MANVDVLELAQKIIDGHRIQRGDDLSFFLTCDLEKLETGAGWIQKHFCKNHIDLCTIINGRSGRCPENCKYCAQSVHNKTGCEEYPFLPKERIIAEAKQNAAAGVNRFAIVTAGRALTGEEFDKAIEAYEEMHKTLKLGLCASMGFLSKEQLHRLHEAGVTSYHHNIETSKRNFPNICTTHTYEDKIREIKMAQAEGLCVCSGGIIGMGETWEDRLDMAISLAELNIHSIPINALMPIPGSPLAHLKQIPAEDLMRTIAFFRYINPEANIRLAAGRKIMKDFGEKALVSGASATITGDMLTTSGTTIRGDFEILNRLGLNNAAGENCGSCGNC; translated from the coding sequence ATGGCGAATGTAGATGTTTTGGAACTCGCTCAGAAAATTATCGATGGTCATCGCATTCAACGCGGCGACGACTTGTCGTTTTTTCTCACTTGTGATTTAGAAAAGTTAGAAACCGGCGCAGGCTGGATTCAAAAACATTTCTGTAAAAATCACATCGACCTTTGTACCATTATCAACGGCCGCAGCGGACGCTGTCCCGAAAATTGCAAATATTGTGCGCAGTCTGTTCACAATAAAACCGGCTGCGAAGAATATCCGTTTTTGCCGAAAGAACGCATTATCGCCGAAGCGAAACAGAATGCGGCTGCGGGCGTCAACCGTTTTGCTATCGTCACGGCGGGCCGAGCGCTCACCGGCGAAGAATTTGACAAAGCGATTGAAGCTTACGAAGAAATGCACAAAACGCTGAAGCTCGGACTTTGCGCAAGTATGGGATTCCTTTCGAAAGAACAGTTGCACCGTTTACATGAAGCGGGCGTGACGAGTTATCATCACAACATCGAAACGAGTAAGCGGAATTTTCCGAATATTTGCACGACGCATACTTACGAGGATAAAATCCGCGAAATTAAAATGGCGCAAGCCGAAGGTTTGTGCGTTTGCTCCGGCGGAATTATCGGAATGGGCGAAACTTGGGAAGATCGTTTGGATATGGCGATTAGCCTTGCCGAATTGAATATTCACTCGATTCCCATCAATGCGTTAATGCCAATTCCGGGTTCCCCTTTGGCGCATTTAAAGCAAATCCCCGCCGAAGATTTAATGCGGACGATTGCATTCTTCCGTTACATTAACCCCGAAGCCAATATCCGTTTGGCCGCTGGCCGTAAAATCATGAAAGACTTTGGTGAAAAAGCTCTTGTGTCGGGCGCAAGCGCTACAATTACGGGCGATATGTTAACGACAAGCGGCACTACAATCCGCGGCGATTTTGAAATTTTGAATCGTCTTGGATTAAATAATGCCGCTGGCGAAAACTGCGGAAGTTGCGGTAATTGCTAA
- a CDS encoding ATP-dependent Clp protease ATP-binding subunit, producing MAGRFTDRVKKVLQFARDEAKRLNSEHVGTEHLLLGIVSEGAGVAAAALKTLGVDLNTLAQDVERSISSSGGMMTIGSQVTFSDHAKSVLQAAAVEAQLLDDNYIGTEHVLLSLLKVAESQAAAALTAAGVEYNALRQAIESVKDDSRPQKLDVNSSGNANRRMEPKSKTPILDHFGRDLTALAMQGKLDPIIGRSEEIERLIQVLCRRKKNNPVLIGEPGVGKTAIVEGLAQKIVEKKIPEILENKRVITLDVAAMVAGTKYRGQFEERLKALIMELQRNENAVILFIDELHTIVGAGGSEGSLDASNIFKPALARGELQCIGATTVDEFRKYIEKDAALERRFQKILINPPTIEDSIIILNGLMDRYEKHHKVKYTPEAIRAAVVLGDRYLSERFLPDKAIDVIDEAGARTRLASMAVPPELRDMETKLAEAVQKKEDALRTEKFEDAAKARDEADALQKKITDLKNAWLEKRKTECLVVDEDVIRDVISKMTGIPISRLAGEETKKLINLDKEIKERIIGQDRAVSAVVRSIRRSRAGIRDTRRPMGSFLFLGPTGVGKTELAKVLSLSLFGAEDSMIRIDMSEYMEKHSISRLIGAPPGYVGYEEGGGQLTEKVRKHPYSVVLLDEIEKAHPDVYNLLLQILDDGQLTDSFGRKINFKNTIIIMTSNVGAREVKHSAGMGFTKLSESDDFERMEATIHEEAKKVFSPEFLNRIDDQIVFRSLNKEDLIRIVDILLGYLQKNLSERGILLEFTEAAKKVIAEHGYDPALGARPLRRSIQTLVEDELSEGLLLGTFTDFSTIKIDADADGKKLTFEKEDLPGKKS from the coding sequence ATGGCTGGACGTTTTACAGATCGTGTGAAGAAAGTTTTGCAATTTGCTCGCGATGAAGCAAAACGGCTCAATTCAGAACATGTGGGAACGGAACATCTTTTGCTCGGCATTGTAAGCGAAGGAGCGGGCGTCGCAGCGGCTGCGCTCAAAACATTGGGCGTGGATTTGAATACGCTTGCGCAAGATGTGGAACGCTCCATTTCGTCTTCGGGCGGAATGATGACAATCGGTTCGCAAGTGACATTTTCGGATCATGCGAAAAGTGTGCTGCAAGCCGCCGCAGTCGAAGCGCAATTATTAGACGATAATTACATCGGCACAGAACACGTTTTGCTTTCGCTTTTGAAAGTCGCAGAATCGCAGGCCGCGGCAGCGCTTACCGCAGCAGGCGTCGAATATAATGCATTACGCCAAGCTATTGAATCGGTAAAAGATGATTCGCGTCCGCAGAAATTGGATGTCAATTCTTCGGGAAATGCAAATCGTCGGATGGAACCGAAATCGAAGACGCCGATTCTCGATCATTTTGGACGGGATTTGACAGCGCTTGCGATGCAAGGAAAACTCGACCCGATTATCGGGCGCAGCGAAGAAATTGAACGTTTAATTCAAGTGCTTTGCCGCCGCAAAAAAAATAATCCGGTTTTAATCGGCGAACCTGGCGTCGGAAAAACTGCCATCGTTGAAGGGCTTGCGCAAAAAATCGTCGAAAAGAAAATTCCTGAAATTTTGGAAAATAAACGCGTCATCACATTGGATGTCGCCGCGATGGTCGCCGGCACAAAATACCGCGGCCAATTTGAAGAACGCTTGAAAGCGCTCATCATGGAATTGCAGCGCAACGAAAATGCGGTGATTTTATTCATCGATGAATTGCACACGATTGTCGGCGCAGGCGGTTCGGAAGGAAGCTTGGACGCTTCGAATATTTTTAAGCCGGCACTTGCCCGCGGAGAATTGCAATGCATTGGCGCAACGACGGTGGACGAATTCCGCAAATACATTGAAAAAGATGCAGCGCTAGAACGTCGTTTCCAAAAGATTCTCATCAATCCGCCGACAATTGAAGATTCGATTATCATCTTGAATGGTTTGATGGATCGCTATGAAAAACATCACAAAGTGAAATATACGCCGGAAGCAATTCGCGCAGCCGTTGTCCTCGGCGATCGTTATCTTTCCGAAAGATTCTTGCCGGATAAAGCTATAGACGTCATCGATGAAGCGGGCGCACGCACGCGCCTTGCGAGTATGGCTGTGCCACCAGAACTTCGCGATATGGAAACGAAACTTGCCGAAGCTGTGCAGAAAAAAGAAGACGCATTGCGGACGGAAAAGTTTGAAGATGCAGCAAAAGCCCGCGACGAAGCGGATGCTTTACAAAAGAAAATTACAGATCTCAAAAATGCTTGGCTCGAAAAGCGGAAAACCGAATGCTTAGTCGTCGATGAAGATGTGATTCGCGATGTGATAAGCAAAATGACGGGCATTCCGATTTCGCGGTTAGCGGGCGAAGAAACGAAAAAGCTCATCAATTTGGATAAAGAAATTAAAGAACGCATTATCGGACAAGACCGCGCCGTTTCTGCGGTAGTGCGTTCAATTCGGCGTTCGCGGGCTGGTATCCGCGATACACGTCGCCCGATGGGAAGCTTCCTATTCCTCGGGCCGACAGGCGTTGGAAAAACGGAACTTGCAAAAGTGCTTTCGCTCAGCCTTTTCGGTGCTGAAGATTCGATGATTCGCATCGACATGAGCGAATACATGGAAAAGCATAGCATCAGCCGTTTGATCGGAGCGCCTCCGGGATATGTGGGCTACGAAGAAGGCGGCGGACAGCTGACCGAAAAAGTGCGCAAGCATCCGTATTCGGTTGTCTTGCTCGACGAAATTGAAAAAGCGCATCCCGATGTGTATAATCTTCTGCTCCAAATTTTAGATGACGGGCAGTTGACCGATAGCTTTGGCCGCAAAATCAATTTCAAAAATACGATTATCATTATGACGTCAAATGTCGGCGCGCGCGAAGTCAAGCATAGCGCAGGCATGGGCTTTACGAAACTTTCGGAATCCGATGATTTTGAACGGATGGAAGCGACGATTCACGAAGAAGCGAAAAAAGTGTTCTCGCCCGAATTCTTGAACCGCATCGATGATCAAATCGTATTCCGCAGTTTGAACAAAGAAGATTTAATCCGCATTGTGGATATTCTTTTGGGCTATTTGCAAAAGAATTTGTCGGAACGCGGCATTCTTCTCGAATTTACCGAAGCCGCGAAAAAAGTCATCGCCGAACACGGTTACGATCCCGCACTCGGCGCAAGACCGCTTCGCAGAAGCATTCAAACTCTCGTTGAAGATGAACTTTCCGAAGGACTTCTCCTCGGAACATTCACCGATTTCTCGACGATTAAAATTGATGCCGACGCCGACGGGAAAAAATTGACCTTTGAAAAAGAAGACTTACCAGGAAAAAAATCGTGA
- a CDS encoding ABC transporter ATP-binding protein — translation MNNAEKILETKALTRVFSETGERLEILKGVDFSLLKNEFCVLTGASGSGKSTFLNLVGALDTPTSGEILFEGKNLSKMSAKEKDEYHAKKVGFVFQFHHLLSEFTALENVCIPARILNPLGNFSEQREYAESLLEKVGLAGRLKHLPQELSGGERQRVAVARALMNRPDVILADEPSGSLDEKNARMLNELFQQIHEDYKQTLLVVTHDERMAEFATSRVHMHGGVVVPFEKERE, via the coding sequence ATGAATAATGCAGAAAAAATTTTAGAGACGAAAGCGCTGACTCGCGTTTTTAGCGAAACCGGTGAACGTTTGGAAATTTTAAAAGGCGTTGATTTTTCGCTTTTGAAAAATGAATTCTGCGTGCTCACAGGAGCATCGGGATCGGGCAAGTCCACGTTTTTAAATTTAGTGGGCGCACTCGATACGCCGACATCGGGCGAAATTCTTTTTGAAGGAAAGAATTTGAGCAAAATGTCTGCGAAAGAAAAAGATGAATATCACGCAAAGAAAGTGGGATTTGTTTTTCAATTTCATCACTTGCTTTCGGAATTTACCGCACTCGAAAATGTGTGCATTCCCGCTCGCATTTTAAATCCGCTCGGCAATTTTTCGGAGCAAAGAGAATACGCCGAAAGTCTTCTCGAAAAAGTGGGACTTGCCGGAAGATTAAAACATTTACCGCAGGAACTTTCGGGCGGCGAACGGCAGCGAGTTGCTGTGGCGCGGGCGCTTATGAATCGTCCCGATGTCATCCTCGCCGATGAACCGAGCGGAAGCTTGGACGAAAAAAATGCGCGGATGCTGAATGAACTTTTTCAACAAATTCACGAAGATTATAAGCAAACTTTGCTCGTGGTGACTCACGATGAACGCATGGCGGAATTTGCAACGAGTCGCGTTCACATGCACGGCGGAGTGGTGGTGCCTTTTGAAAAGGAGAGGGAATAA
- a CDS encoding FtsX-like permease family protein, translating into MNKLEFLIAWRYLGAQRKSLFVSLIGIFSMLGVSIGVFALIVALSAVNGFEKEVTAQMIGKDAHFEMYAYRSEPVLNYDSLAGVVMAQDSEVVASAPFVIYKVGISSKKVNDGIVIYGIDAERSAKVVNLSENIVSGNYSLDSLPDAMGERRPAVILGVSLANRLRVLVGDKIIIQTFQSTDAVSSGGPKILACVVAGIFETGMYEYDGNIAYIGIPEAQKLLGLRINEVSGIQFRVKDQWKANESAERAGDVIGYPYYFIDWKTKNITLLKWMNYEKFIVAAIICLIILVAAFNIISSLIMVVTDKTKEIGILRSMGLSRRGVMRVFMLMGSFIGVGGTILGGTVGLILCALQQTYHFIKLPGDVYVLPYFPVLIDPLDVIIVFVLGILLCTLSTLLPAWKASTLDPVGAIRHE; encoded by the coding sequence ATGAATAAACTGGAATTTTTAATTGCGTGGCGCTATCTCGGAGCGCAGAGAAAAAGTTTATTTGTTTCTCTTATCGGCATCTTTAGCATGCTCGGGGTAAGCATCGGCGTTTTTGCGCTGATCGTTGCGCTGTCGGCGGTGAACGGTTTTGAAAAAGAAGTCACCGCTCAGATGATTGGCAAAGATGCGCATTTCGAAATGTATGCGTATCGAAGTGAACCTGTTCTCAATTACGATTCGCTCGCCGGTGTCGTGATGGCGCAGGATTCCGAAGTCGTGGCTTCTGCTCCCTTTGTGATTTATAAAGTGGGAATTAGCAGCAAAAAAGTCAACGATGGCATTGTCATTTACGGAATTGACGCAGAACGTTCGGCGAAGGTGGTGAACCTTTCCGAAAATATTGTGAGCGGAAATTATTCTCTTGATTCACTTCCCGATGCGATGGGGGAAAGACGCCCCGCAGTAATTCTCGGCGTTTCGCTTGCGAATCGTTTGCGCGTGCTCGTAGGCGATAAAATCATCATTCAAACTTTTCAAAGTACAGATGCCGTTTCTTCGGGTGGACCGAAAATTTTGGCTTGCGTTGTCGCAGGAATTTTTGAAACGGGAATGTATGAATACGATGGCAATATCGCATACATTGGAATTCCCGAAGCGCAGAAACTTTTAGGATTACGCATAAACGAAGTTTCGGGAATTCAATTTCGCGTGAAAGATCAATGGAAAGCGAATGAAAGCGCAGAGCGCGCTGGCGACGTCATCGGTTATCCGTATTATTTTATCGATTGGAAAACGAAAAATATTACATTGCTCAAATGGATGAATTACGAAAAATTCATCGTCGCAGCCATTATCTGCTTAATCATTTTAGTCGCTGCATTTAATATTATCAGTTCGCTCATTATGGTCGTCACCGACAAGACAAAAGAAATCGGCATTCTCCGCAGCATGGGACTTTCGCGCCGCGGTGTGATGCGAGTCTTTATGCTGATGGGTTCTTTCATCGGCGTCGGCGGAACAATTCTCGGCGGAACTGTAGGGCTGATTCTTTGCGCTTTGCAGCAGACGTATCACTTTATCAAGCTTCCGGGCGATGTGTATGTGTTGCCGTATTTTCCGGTGCTCATCGATCCGCTCGATGTGATTATCGTCTTTGTGCTCGGCATTTTGCTTTGCACTCTTTCGACTTTGCTTCCGGCGTGGAAAGCTTCGACTTTAGATCCGGTGGGGGCGATTCGTCATGAATAA